Proteins from a genomic interval of Arachis hypogaea cultivar Tifrunner chromosome 10, arahy.Tifrunner.gnm2.J5K5, whole genome shotgun sequence:
- the LOC112716326 gene encoding paired amphipathic helix protein Sin3-like 2 isoform X2, translating to MKRTRDDAFSGSQFKRPFASSRGDSYGQTQGAGGGSGGGGGGGATPSQKLTTNDALTYLKEVKDMFQDQREKYDLFLEVMKDFKAQRTDTAGVIARVKELFKGHNNLIFGFNTFLPKGYEITLDEEEAPPKKTVEFEEAISFVNKIKKRFQNDEHVYKSFLDILNMYRKEHKDIGEVYNEVATLFKDHRDLLDEFTRFLPDTSQAPSAQHAPYGRSSLQRFNERSSTAPMMRQVHVDKQRYRRDRILGSHDRDQSVDRADLDDDKINMHKEQRKRENRDRRVRDHDEREQDLDNGRDLNLQRFQDKKKSVKKAEGFAMASDFPSYDDKDALKTMYGQAFSFCEKVKEKLSSSDDYQAFLKCLHIFSNGIIKRNDLQNLVTDLLGKHSDLLHEFNDFLERCENIDGFLAGVMSKKSLSTDGHISRSSKLEDKDKEHKREMDGPKEKERYSKYSGKSIQELDLSDCKRCTPSYRLLPADYPIPVASQRSELGAQVLNDHWVSVTSGSEDYSFKHMRRNQYEESLFRCEDDRFEMDMLLESVSSAAKRVEELSNSINENKMENLGRIEDQFTALNLRCIERLYGDHGLDVIDILRKNPTHALPVILTRLKQKQEEWTKCRADFNKVWAEIYAKNHYKSLDHRSFYFKQQDSKNLHTKYLVTEIKEIKEKQQKEDDILQSIAAGSKQPLTPHLEFEYPDAAIHEDLYKLIRYSCEEIYSSRELMNKTMRLWCTFLEPMLGVPSRSHGTEKVEERKAGPNVGNAGNGSPHGDSISINSRLPKSDKNEADGRVPDVKNVHRTSAAANDKENGSVGRENFCRDEPPLDKGQTNIECNNKVSGINKQFSADEQGAKNNALISVRGEKLEDNPSRNNEELTPGAVTTPSRPTDADESVPKPQEVNATLVEGSDVTAPVTVADGVPTQSSKVRSHEESAGPCKTEKEEGELSPNGDSEEDNFVAYGDSNVQSMSKSKHTIERRKYQSRIGEDESCPEAGGDNDADADDEDSENVSEAGEDVSGSESAGDECFREDHEDEEDIEHDDVDGKAESEGEAEGTCDAQSAGGDGSSQPHSERFLSSVKPLTKHVSAVSYVEDMKDSRVFYGNDDFYALFRLHQLLYERILSAKTNATNSEMKWKAKDASSPDPYLKFMDALYSLLDGSFENAKFEDECRAIIGNQSYVLFTLDKLIYKLVRHLQNVATDDMANKLLQLYEYEKSRKPGKLNDSVYHANAHVILNEDNIYRLQCSSPPSRLSIQLMDNMNEKPEMFAVSIDPNFSFYLHNDFLSVLPSKKEPHGILLQRNKRKFGDIDELSGITSAMEGVKLINGLECKIACSSSKISYVLDTQDFFFRPKRRRQASPETRSCRHRRDREERYRRLMATVSQ from the exons GTCATAGCAAGGGTGAAGGAGCTATTCAAAGGGCACAACAATTTGATATTTGGATTTAACACTTTCTTGCCTAAGGGATATGAGATAACACTTGATGAGGAAGAGGCTCCTCCGAAGAAAACAGTTGAATTTGAAGAAGCGATTAGTTTTGTGAACAAGATAAAG AAACGATTCCAAAATGATGAGCATGTTTACAAATCATTCTTGGACATTTTGAACATGTACCGCAAAGAGCACAAGGACATTGGTGAGGTTTATAACGAG GTTGCTACCCTTTTCAAGGACCATAGAGATTTGCTTGATGAGTTCACTAGATTCTTACCAGATACTTCTCAAGCACCTTCTGCACAGCATGCTCCATATGGTCGAAGTTCATTGCAACGATTCAATGAGCGGAGTTCTACAGCACCCATGATGCGACAAGTGCATGTAGACAAG CAACGTTATCGACGAGACAGGATTCTTGGCTCTCATGATCGTGATCAGAGCGTTGATCGAGCTGATCTGGATGATGACAAAATAAACATGCACAAGGAGCAGAGGAAACGTGAGAATAGGGATAGAAGAGTCCGTGATCATGATGAGAGAGAACAAGATCTTGATAATGGCAGGGATTTGAACTTGCAACGCTTTCAAGACAAAAAGAAATCTGTCAAGAAGGCGGAAGGGTTTGCCATGGCTTCTGACTTTCCTTCATATGATGACAAAGATGCGTTAAAGA CCATGTATGGTCAAGCATTCAGCTTCTGCGAGAAAGTTAAGGAGAAGTTGAGCAGTTCTGATGACTACCAAGCATTCTTGAAGTGCCTTCACATTTTCAGCAATGGGATAATAAAAAGGAACGATTTGCAAAATTTG GTAACTGATTTACTTGGAAAACACTCCGATCTATTGCATGAATTCAATGATTTCCTGGAGCGTTGTGAAAATATTG ATGGATTCCTTGCTGGTGTCATGAGTAAAA AGTCCCTGTCTACCGATGGTCATATATCAAGATCATCAAAGTTGGAGGACAAAGATAAAGAGCACAAGCGTGAGATGGATGGACCTAAAGAGAAAGAAAGATACAGTAAATACTCGGGAAAATCCATTCAAGAACTTGATCTTAGTGATTGCAAACGTTGTACTCCAAGCTACAGGCTGCTGCCTGCAGAT TATCCAATTCCTGTGGCTAGTCAGAGATCTGAACTTGGAGCTCAAGTATTGAATGACCATTGGGTATCTGTGACTTCAGGAAGCGAGGATTACTCTTTCAAACATATGCGCAGGAATCAGTATGAAGAAAGCTTATTCAGATGCGAAGATGACAG ATTTGAAATGGACATGCTATTAGAGTCAGTGAGTTCTGCTGCGAAACGTGTAGAGGAGTTGTCTAATAGCATTAATGAGAATAAGATGGAGAACCTGGGCCGGATTGAAGATCAATTCACTG CTTTAAATTTAAGGTGTATTGAACGTTTGTACGGTGACCATGGTCTCGATGTGATAGACATTTTGCGTAAAAATCCAACTCATGCTCTGCCTGTAATATTGACTCGACTTAAGCAGAAACAAGAGGAGTGGACTAAGTGTCGTGCAGATTTCAATAAAGTTTGGGCTGAAATTTATGCTAAGAACCACTACAAGTCACTCGATCACCGTAGCTTCTATTTCAAGCAACAAGATTCAAAGAACTTGCACACGAAAT ATTTGGTGACTGAgattaaagaaattaaagagaagcaGCAAAAAGAGGATGATATTCTTCAGTCCATTGCTGCTGGAAGTAAACAGCCTCTAACTCCACATCTTGAGTTTGAATATCCTGATGCTGCAATTCATGAAGACTTGTATAAACTTATTCGGTATTCATGTGAGGAGATTTACTCTAGTAGGGAGTTGATGAATAAAACTATGAGGCTCTGGTGTACCTTTTTGGAGCCGATGCTTGGTGTTCCTTCCCGATCACATGGGACAGAAAAGGTGGAAGAGAGGAAAGCAGGGCCTAATGTTGGCAATGCAGGCAATGGAAGTCCTCATGGAGACTCCATTTCAATTAATTCAAGGTTACCAAAATCTGACAAGAATGAAGCGGATGGTAGAGTACCTGATGTAAAGAATGTTCACCGGACTAGTGCTGCAGCTAATGATAAAGAAAATGGATCTGTTGGTCGTGAAAATTTCTGTAGAGATGAACCCCCACTGGATAAAGGGCAGACAAATATAGAGTGCAACAATAAAGTCTCTGGGATTAATAAACAATTTTCTGCTGATGAACAAGGAGCTAAAAACAATGCATTAATTTCAGTTAGAGGAGAAAAATTAGAAGATAATCCTAGCAGGAACAACGAAGAATTGACTCCAG GCGCTGTCACTACTCCTTCTCGACCTACTGACGCTGACGAATCCGTACCTAAACCTCAGGAAGTAAATGCTACTTTGGTAGAG GGGTCTGATGTTACAGCTCCAGTTACAGTGGCCGATGGGGTACCAACTCAGAGCAGTAAAGTTAGAAGCCATGAAGAATCTGCTGGGCCTTGTAAAACTGAGAAGGAAGAGGGCGAGTTATCACCAAATGGTGATTCGGAGGAGGATAACTTTGTTGCTTATGGAGATTCAAATGTGCAGTCAATGTCCAAGTCAAAGCACACTATTGAGAGAAGAAAATATCAGTCCAGAATTGGAGAGGATGAGTCCTGCCCAGAGGCTGGAG GCGATAATGATGCAGATGCAGATGATGAGGACAGTGAAAATGTGTCTGAAGCTGGTGAAGATGTCTCGGGCAGTGAATCTGCTGGTGATGAATGCTTCCGAGAGGACCACGAGGATGAGGAAGATATAGAgcatgatgatgttgatggtaagGCTGAGAGTGAAGGTGAAGCAGAGGGTACATGTGATGCACAATCTGCTGGAGGAGATGGTTCATCTCAGCCACATTCAGAAAGGTTTCTTTCGTCTGTGAAACCTCTGACAAAGCATGTTTCAGCAGTGTCATATGTTGAAGACATGAAGGATTCAAGGGTGTTTTACGGAAATGATGATTTCTATGCACTTTTTAGGCTTCATCAA CTTCTTTATGAAAGGATCTTGTCTGCAAAAACCAATGCCACGAATTCAGAAATGAAATGGAAAGCCAAGGATGCCAGCTCCCCAGATCCTTATTTGAA ATTTATGGATGCATTGTACAGCCTTCTTGATGGATCTTTTGAGAATGCAAAGTTTGAAGATGAATGCCGAGCAATTATTGGCAACCAGTCATATGTGTTATTCACATTGGACAAATTAATATATAAACTAGTTAGACAT cTTCAAAATGTTGCAACAGATGATATGGCCAATAAGCTGCTCCAATTGTATGAGTACGAAAAGTCTCGGAAACCTGGGAAACTAAACGATTCAGTATATCATGCAAATGCACATGTTATACTTAATGAGGACAATATATATCGATTGCAATGT TCCTCACCACCCTCTCGGCTATCCATCCAGCTCATGGACAATATGAATGAAAAGCCTGAGATGTTTGCTGTTTCTATTGatccaaatttttctttttaccttCACAATGATTTTCTCTCCGTCCTTCCTTCTAAAAAGGAACCCCATGGCATTTTACTTCAAAG AAACAAACGCAAATTTGGAGATATTGATGAGCTTTCTGGAATAACTTCTGCTATGGAAGGTGTCAAGCTAATTAATGGCTTGGAATGTAAGATAGCTTGCAGCTCGTCCAAG ATCTCCTATGTTCTCGACACACAAGATTTCTTTTTCCGGCCGAAAAGGAGAAGGCAAGCGTCACCGGAAACCAGATCTTGTCGGCACCGGAGGGACAGAGAGGAAAGATACCGCAGGTTGATGGCGACCGTGTCTCAATGA
- the LOC112716326 gene encoding paired amphipathic helix protein Sin3-like 2 isoform X6, translating to MKRTRDDAFSGSQFKRPFASSRGDSYGQTQGAGGGSGGGGGGGATPSQKLTTNDALTYLKEVKDMFQDQREKYDLFLEVMKDFKAQRTDTAGVIARVKELFKGHNNLIFGFNTFLPKGYEITLDEEEAPPKKTVEFEEAISFVNKIKKRFQNDEHVYKSFLDILNMYRKEHKDIGEVYNEVATLFKDHRDLLDEFTRFLPDTSQAPSAQHAPYGRSSLQRFNERSSTAPMMRQVHVDKQRYRRDRILGSHDRDQSVDRADLDDDKINMHKEQRKRENRDRRVRDHDEREQDLDNGRDLNLQRFQDKKKSVKKAEGFAMASDFPSYDDKDALKTMYGQAFSFCEKVKEKLSSSDDYQAFLKCLHIFSNGIIKRNDLQNLVTDLLGKHSDLLHEFNDFLERCENIDGFLAGVMSKKSLSTDGHISRSSKLEDKDKEHKREMDGPKEKERYSKYSGKSIQELDLSDCKRCTPSYRLLPADYPIPVASQRSELGAQVLNDHWVSVTSGSEDYSFKHMRRNQYEESLFRCEDDRFEMDMLLESVSSAAKRVEELSNSINENKMENLGRIEDQFTALNLRCIERLYGDHGLDVIDILRKNPTHALPVILTRLKQKQEEWTKCRADFNKVWAEIYAKNHYKSLDHRSFYFKQQDSKNLHTKYLVTEIKEIKEKQQKEDDILQSIAAGSKQPLTPHLEFEYPDAAIHEDLYKLIRYSCEEIYSSRELMNKTMRLWCTFLEPMLGVPSRSHGTEKVEERKAGPNVGNAGNGSPHGDSISINSRLPKSDKNEADGRVPDVKNVHRTSAAANDKENGSVGRENFCRDEPPLDKGQTNIECNNKVSGINKQFSADEQGAKNNALISVRGEKLEDNPSRNNEELTPGAVTTPSRPTDADESVPKPQEVNATLVEGSDVTAPVTVADGVPTQSSKVRSHEESAGPCKTEKEEGELSPNGDSEEDNFVAYGDSNVQSMSKSKHTIERRKYQSRIGEDESCPEAGDADDEDSENVSEAGEDVSGSESAGDECFREDHEDEEDIEHDDVDGKAESEGEAEGTCDAQSAGGDGSSQPHSERFLSSVKPLTKHVSAVSYVEDMKDSRVFYGNDDFYALFRLHQLLYERILSAKTNATNSEMKWKAKDASSPDPYLKFMDALYSLLDGSFENAKFEDECRAIIGNQSYVLFTLDKLIYKLVRHLQNVATDDMANKLLQLYEYEKSRKPGKLNDSVYHANAHVILNEDNIYRLQCSSPPSRLSIQLMDNMNEKPEMFAVSIDPNFSFYLHNDFLSVLPSKKEPHGILLQRNKRKFGDIDELSGITSAMEGVKLINGLECKIACSSSKGELH from the exons GTCATAGCAAGGGTGAAGGAGCTATTCAAAGGGCACAACAATTTGATATTTGGATTTAACACTTTCTTGCCTAAGGGATATGAGATAACACTTGATGAGGAAGAGGCTCCTCCGAAGAAAACAGTTGAATTTGAAGAAGCGATTAGTTTTGTGAACAAGATAAAG AAACGATTCCAAAATGATGAGCATGTTTACAAATCATTCTTGGACATTTTGAACATGTACCGCAAAGAGCACAAGGACATTGGTGAGGTTTATAACGAG GTTGCTACCCTTTTCAAGGACCATAGAGATTTGCTTGATGAGTTCACTAGATTCTTACCAGATACTTCTCAAGCACCTTCTGCACAGCATGCTCCATATGGTCGAAGTTCATTGCAACGATTCAATGAGCGGAGTTCTACAGCACCCATGATGCGACAAGTGCATGTAGACAAG CAACGTTATCGACGAGACAGGATTCTTGGCTCTCATGATCGTGATCAGAGCGTTGATCGAGCTGATCTGGATGATGACAAAATAAACATGCACAAGGAGCAGAGGAAACGTGAGAATAGGGATAGAAGAGTCCGTGATCATGATGAGAGAGAACAAGATCTTGATAATGGCAGGGATTTGAACTTGCAACGCTTTCAAGACAAAAAGAAATCTGTCAAGAAGGCGGAAGGGTTTGCCATGGCTTCTGACTTTCCTTCATATGATGACAAAGATGCGTTAAAGA CCATGTATGGTCAAGCATTCAGCTTCTGCGAGAAAGTTAAGGAGAAGTTGAGCAGTTCTGATGACTACCAAGCATTCTTGAAGTGCCTTCACATTTTCAGCAATGGGATAATAAAAAGGAACGATTTGCAAAATTTG GTAACTGATTTACTTGGAAAACACTCCGATCTATTGCATGAATTCAATGATTTCCTGGAGCGTTGTGAAAATATTG ATGGATTCCTTGCTGGTGTCATGAGTAAAA AGTCCCTGTCTACCGATGGTCATATATCAAGATCATCAAAGTTGGAGGACAAAGATAAAGAGCACAAGCGTGAGATGGATGGACCTAAAGAGAAAGAAAGATACAGTAAATACTCGGGAAAATCCATTCAAGAACTTGATCTTAGTGATTGCAAACGTTGTACTCCAAGCTACAGGCTGCTGCCTGCAGAT TATCCAATTCCTGTGGCTAGTCAGAGATCTGAACTTGGAGCTCAAGTATTGAATGACCATTGGGTATCTGTGACTTCAGGAAGCGAGGATTACTCTTTCAAACATATGCGCAGGAATCAGTATGAAGAAAGCTTATTCAGATGCGAAGATGACAG ATTTGAAATGGACATGCTATTAGAGTCAGTGAGTTCTGCTGCGAAACGTGTAGAGGAGTTGTCTAATAGCATTAATGAGAATAAGATGGAGAACCTGGGCCGGATTGAAGATCAATTCACTG CTTTAAATTTAAGGTGTATTGAACGTTTGTACGGTGACCATGGTCTCGATGTGATAGACATTTTGCGTAAAAATCCAACTCATGCTCTGCCTGTAATATTGACTCGACTTAAGCAGAAACAAGAGGAGTGGACTAAGTGTCGTGCAGATTTCAATAAAGTTTGGGCTGAAATTTATGCTAAGAACCACTACAAGTCACTCGATCACCGTAGCTTCTATTTCAAGCAACAAGATTCAAAGAACTTGCACACGAAAT ATTTGGTGACTGAgattaaagaaattaaagagaagcaGCAAAAAGAGGATGATATTCTTCAGTCCATTGCTGCTGGAAGTAAACAGCCTCTAACTCCACATCTTGAGTTTGAATATCCTGATGCTGCAATTCATGAAGACTTGTATAAACTTATTCGGTATTCATGTGAGGAGATTTACTCTAGTAGGGAGTTGATGAATAAAACTATGAGGCTCTGGTGTACCTTTTTGGAGCCGATGCTTGGTGTTCCTTCCCGATCACATGGGACAGAAAAGGTGGAAGAGAGGAAAGCAGGGCCTAATGTTGGCAATGCAGGCAATGGAAGTCCTCATGGAGACTCCATTTCAATTAATTCAAGGTTACCAAAATCTGACAAGAATGAAGCGGATGGTAGAGTACCTGATGTAAAGAATGTTCACCGGACTAGTGCTGCAGCTAATGATAAAGAAAATGGATCTGTTGGTCGTGAAAATTTCTGTAGAGATGAACCCCCACTGGATAAAGGGCAGACAAATATAGAGTGCAACAATAAAGTCTCTGGGATTAATAAACAATTTTCTGCTGATGAACAAGGAGCTAAAAACAATGCATTAATTTCAGTTAGAGGAGAAAAATTAGAAGATAATCCTAGCAGGAACAACGAAGAATTGACTCCAG GCGCTGTCACTACTCCTTCTCGACCTACTGACGCTGACGAATCCGTACCTAAACCTCAGGAAGTAAATGCTACTTTGGTAGAG GGGTCTGATGTTACAGCTCCAGTTACAGTGGCCGATGGGGTACCAACTCAGAGCAGTAAAGTTAGAAGCCATGAAGAATCTGCTGGGCCTTGTAAAACTGAGAAGGAAGAGGGCGAGTTATCACCAAATGGTGATTCGGAGGAGGATAACTTTGTTGCTTATGGAGATTCAAATGTGCAGTCAATGTCCAAGTCAAAGCACACTATTGAGAGAAGAAAATATCAGTCCAGAATTGGAGAGGATGAGTCCTGCCCAGAGGCTGGAG ATGCAGATGATGAGGACAGTGAAAATGTGTCTGAAGCTGGTGAAGATGTCTCGGGCAGTGAATCTGCTGGTGATGAATGCTTCCGAGAGGACCACGAGGATGAGGAAGATATAGAgcatgatgatgttgatggtaagGCTGAGAGTGAAGGTGAAGCAGAGGGTACATGTGATGCACAATCTGCTGGAGGAGATGGTTCATCTCAGCCACATTCAGAAAGGTTTCTTTCGTCTGTGAAACCTCTGACAAAGCATGTTTCAGCAGTGTCATATGTTGAAGACATGAAGGATTCAAGGGTGTTTTACGGAAATGATGATTTCTATGCACTTTTTAGGCTTCATCAA CTTCTTTATGAAAGGATCTTGTCTGCAAAAACCAATGCCACGAATTCAGAAATGAAATGGAAAGCCAAGGATGCCAGCTCCCCAGATCCTTATTTGAA ATTTATGGATGCATTGTACAGCCTTCTTGATGGATCTTTTGAGAATGCAAAGTTTGAAGATGAATGCCGAGCAATTATTGGCAACCAGTCATATGTGTTATTCACATTGGACAAATTAATATATAAACTAGTTAGACAT cTTCAAAATGTTGCAACAGATGATATGGCCAATAAGCTGCTCCAATTGTATGAGTACGAAAAGTCTCGGAAACCTGGGAAACTAAACGATTCAGTATATCATGCAAATGCACATGTTATACTTAATGAGGACAATATATATCGATTGCAATGT TCCTCACCACCCTCTCGGCTATCCATCCAGCTCATGGACAATATGAATGAAAAGCCTGAGATGTTTGCTGTTTCTATTGatccaaatttttctttttaccttCACAATGATTTTCTCTCCGTCCTTCCTTCTAAAAAGGAACCCCATGGCATTTTACTTCAAAG AAACAAACGCAAATTTGGAGATATTGATGAGCTTTCTGGAATAACTTCTGCTATGGAAGGTGTCAAGCTAATTAATGGCTTGGAATGTAAGATAGCTTGCAGCTCGTCCAAG GGTGAATTACATTGA